In Flavobacterium endoglycinae, one DNA window encodes the following:
- a CDS encoding NAD(P)/FAD-dependent oxidoreductase, which translates to MKSGEDCNRGRRNFVKGIAASLLLIPLLQFCTNKIAVLVMRLTGTNHILGHRLWIKDFPKPVEQIHIPYLIIGGGISGLSAARQFHKKGISDFLLIEMADHLGGNSSNGQNKYSKYPLGAHYLPLPNFEDKELLNFLEEEKIITGYHANGLPIFDELQLTFAPDERLFYKNNWQEGVVPKEGNSTEDDKEFQRFFKLMDGFRAAKGTDQKYLFNIPLYLSSKDENTRKLDTITMKNWFEENGFRSIPLFNYIDYCCKDDFGLGIEFVSAWAGIHYFAGRKQDSVLEKNDSVLTWPEGNARLAHHLQKYADQKTLKNHLVYEVKTENNKAFVKAFDDVKKISLEIIANKVVMATPQFVNQHLIKDRKVFTKSFHYTPWLLATLTVDDLSDNSSFPLSWDNVIYDAKGLGYVYAQHQTLNQVQEKKIITYYYSFSSGDLKKTRREIYKKDKEYWKQLVFNDLKIAHPDIEEYTEEMEVFLLGHGMISPVPDFIFGNAKKQASQNIGSKIYFAHTDLSGISIFEEAFHQGINVVNQILHETTLDT; encoded by the coding sequence ATGAAGAGTGGGGAAGATTGCAATAGAGGAAGACGAAATTTCGTAAAAGGAATCGCGGCTTCTTTGCTTTTAATTCCGCTTTTACAATTTTGTACCAATAAAATAGCGGTTCTTGTAATGCGTTTAACAGGAACAAATCATATTTTGGGACATCGTTTATGGATTAAAGATTTTCCAAAACCGGTTGAACAAATTCATATTCCGTATCTCATAATTGGCGGTGGTATTTCCGGATTAAGTGCGGCGCGACAGTTTCATAAAAAAGGTATTTCAGATTTTCTGCTGATTGAAATGGCAGATCATTTGGGAGGAAATTCTTCAAACGGTCAAAATAAATATTCCAAATATCCTTTAGGTGCGCATTATTTGCCGCTTCCTAATTTTGAAGACAAAGAGCTGCTTAATTTTTTAGAAGAAGAAAAAATCATAACAGGTTATCATGCCAACGGACTTCCAATTTTTGACGAACTTCAATTGACTTTCGCTCCAGATGAACGTTTGTTTTATAAAAACAATTGGCAGGAAGGAGTAGTTCCTAAAGAAGGAAATTCAACGGAAGATGATAAAGAATTTCAGCGTTTTTTTAAGCTCATGGATGGATTCAGAGCTGCGAAAGGAACAGACCAAAAATACTTATTTAATATTCCGCTTTATCTTTCTTCTAAAGATGAAAATACCCGAAAACTGGATACAATAACCATGAAAAACTGGTTTGAAGAAAATGGTTTTCGTTCAATTCCCTTATTCAATTATATTGATTATTGCTGTAAAGATGATTTTGGTTTAGGAATTGAATTCGTTTCTGCTTGGGCTGGAATCCATTATTTTGCAGGACGAAAACAAGATTCTGTTTTAGAAAAAAACGACAGCGTTTTAACTTGGCCCGAAGGAAATGCAAGATTGGCGCATCATTTACAAAAATATGCAGACCAGAAAACTTTAAAAAATCATTTGGTGTATGAAGTAAAAACCGAAAATAATAAAGCGTTTGTTAAAGCATTTGATGATGTTAAAAAAATTTCGTTAGAAATTATAGCCAACAAAGTGGTTATGGCAACTCCGCAGTTTGTAAACCAGCATTTAATAAAGGATCGAAAAGTTTTTACCAAATCTTTTCATTACACGCCATGGCTTTTGGCAACTTTAACGGTCGACGATTTGTCTGATAATTCCAGTTTTCCACTTTCGTGGGATAATGTTATTTATGACGCAAAAGGATTGGGTTATGTATACGCCCAACATCAGACGCTGAATCAGGTTCAAGAGAAAAAAATTATTACATATTATTACAGTTTTTCATCGGGAGATTTAAAGAAAACCCGAAGAGAAATTTATAAAAAAGACAAAGAGTATTGGAAACAGCTTGTTTTTAATGACTTAAAAATTGCACACCCCGATATTGAAGAATATACAGAAGAAATGGAAGTCTTTTTGTTAGGACACGGAATGATTTCGCCTGTACCCGATTTTATATTTGGGAACGCTAAAAAACAAGCATCACAAAACATCGGAAGTAAAATTTATTTCGCCCATACCGATTTATCGGGAATTTCAATTTTTGAGGAAGCTTTTCATCAGGGAATTAATGTCGTAAACCAGATTTTGCATGAAACAACCTTGGATACATAA
- a CDS encoding polyamine aminopropyltransferase — MGKKFLRFEFLLLFAVFIIATCGLIYELVAGTLASYLLGDSVKQFSFIIGVYLFSMGIGSFFSKFFHKNLLNTFVEIEILVGLIGGLSSVVLFLLFENVGSFQLILYLFVFVTGFLVGLEIPLLMNILKDRVEFKDLVSNVFTFDYIGALLASILFPLVLVPKLGIMGTSLFFGMINVSIAIALCFLLKRELKNAYLLKTKAIFSFVLLFAVFVFSNDILAYSEGKLYGENIIYTNSTPYQRIVLTHNKSDYRLYLNNNLQFSSADEYRYHEALVHPVMSISKEVKNVLVLGGGDGLAVREILKYKDVQKITLVDLDEGMTKLFKTNKVLKDFNKNSLNNPKVTVINTDAYIWAKNSKEKFDVAIIDFPDPSNYSLGKLYSLNFYQTIKQILKPDAAVVIQTTSPYFAPKSFWCINKTVMEVFPQVDAYHAYVPSFGEWGYTIAINGFGTTFNEVKRKAQGLRFYNYQFDRFNYFTNDMISNQIEINRLDNQILVRYFDEEWGRLQ, encoded by the coding sequence ATGGGTAAAAAATTTCTAAGGTTTGAATTTCTTTTACTGTTTGCCGTATTTATAATTGCTACCTGCGGACTTATTTATGAGCTTGTTGCAGGAACTCTGGCCAGTTATTTATTAGGCGATTCAGTAAAACAATTTTCATTTATTATTGGCGTGTACCTGTTTTCAATGGGTATTGGCTCCTTTTTTTCAAAGTTTTTTCATAAAAACTTACTGAATACTTTTGTCGAAATCGAAATACTAGTGGGACTTATCGGAGGATTAAGTTCGGTGGTTTTATTTCTTTTATTTGAAAATGTTGGCTCGTTTCAGCTTATCTTATATTTATTCGTTTTTGTAACCGGATTTTTAGTCGGATTAGAGATTCCGCTTTTAATGAATATATTAAAAGACAGAGTCGAATTTAAAGATTTAGTTTCGAATGTGTTTACATTTGACTACATTGGAGCTTTACTGGCATCCATCTTATTTCCATTAGTTCTAGTTCCGAAATTAGGTATAATGGGAACTTCACTTTTCTTCGGAATGATCAATGTAAGTATTGCTATTGCTTTGTGTTTTTTATTAAAAAGAGAATTGAAAAACGCTTATTTACTAAAAACAAAAGCTATTTTTTCATTTGTATTATTGTTCGCAGTATTTGTTTTTTCGAATGATATTCTGGCTTATTCAGAAGGAAAACTTTACGGAGAAAACATCATTTATACCAATTCAACGCCTTATCAGCGTATTGTTTTAACGCACAATAAAAGTGATTACCGATTGTATCTCAACAACAATCTTCAGTTCAGTTCTGCCGATGAATACCGTTATCACGAAGCTTTGGTGCATCCGGTAATGTCGATTTCCAAAGAAGTAAAAAATGTGTTGGTTTTAGGCGGCGGCGATGGTTTGGCAGTACGTGAAATATTGAAATACAAAGACGTTCAAAAAATAACCCTTGTCGATCTTGACGAAGGAATGACAAAACTTTTTAAAACCAATAAAGTATTAAAGGATTTCAACAAGAATTCTTTAAACAATCCAAAAGTAACTGTAATCAATACCGACGCCTATATCTGGGCGAAAAACAGCAAAGAAAAGTTTGATGTGGCGATAATCGATTTTCCCGATCCGTCTAATTACAGCTTAGGGAAATTGTATTCTTTAAACTTTTATCAAACCATAAAACAGATTTTAAAACCAGATGCAGCAGTAGTTATACAAACCACTTCTCCTTATTTTGCACCAAAATCCTTTTGGTGTATCAATAAAACGGTAATGGAAGTTTTTCCACAAGTCGATGCCTATCATGCCTATGTTCCTTCGTTTGGTGAATGGGGATATACGATAGCAATAAATGGTTTTGGAACTACTTTTAACGAAGTAAAAAGAAAAGCTCAAGGGTTGAGGTTTTACAATTATCAGTTTGACCGATTTAATTATTTTACAAACGATATGATTTCTAACCAAATAGAAATTAATCGTTTAGACAATCAGATTTTAGTACGCTATTTTGATGAAGAGTGGGGAAGATTGCAATAG
- a CDS encoding DUF350 domain-containing protein — MKFIHFQPIANSIIYSLLGIVILLVGYFIIEKLTPENTWKEVVEKNNVAVAIVLAGFIIGISMIISAAIHG, encoded by the coding sequence ATGAAATTTATTCACTTTCAGCCAATCGCTAATTCAATTATTTATTCTCTTCTAGGAATCGTTATTTTACTAGTTGGTTATTTTATTATTGAAAAACTTACTCCAGAAAATACTTGGAAAGAAGTTGTAGAAAAAAATAATGTTGCTGTTGCCATTGTTTTGGCAGGATTTATCATTGGAATCTCGATGATTATTAGTGCCGCAATTCATGGGTAA
- a CDS encoding DUF4178 domain-containing protein produces the protein MKIPCYDCNTETELEVGFEVINFVCPNCQSLYARDKEGKFRRKSQYKTTHNDFPLAIGDIGFLKGSEYKVTGILVKNVQQSYRWTEFILQNKENEFIYLSLSNGHWMILTEMEETFNVKSHPLTLEYNDEDYDIFEFSNAEIINAQGFFDFELPVNQIIYLVEYIKPPFIISVERMNKVETAFHGEYIEKAAIKKAFPNILLPFQFGVNMIQPYRFNVKDTAIIFCFAALLIITANWYIYKDQFEQFVFSKTLSFNEFDNKEITSDAFVLKGGSAPLTIKVSTDVDNSWANLNVALINEETNDEIYANKDIEYYHGYSDGESWSEGNNSEEFNICGVKEGKYHLLITPMKAPEDHTNAEMRVNVVWNEPSSRNVWLVIIGLIVVYLIIRFFNYNFEKERWSDSSYSQYDN, from the coding sequence GAAGTAATAAATTTCGTTTGTCCTAATTGTCAAAGTTTATATGCTCGCGATAAAGAGGGAAAATTTCGCAGAAAATCACAATATAAAACCACTCACAATGACTTTCCTTTGGCAATTGGAGATATTGGATTTTTAAAAGGAAGCGAATACAAAGTCACCGGGATTTTAGTTAAAAATGTTCAGCAAAGTTACAGATGGACAGAGTTTATACTTCAAAATAAAGAGAATGAATTCATTTATTTGTCGCTTTCAAATGGACATTGGATGATCCTTACCGAAATGGAAGAAACATTCAACGTAAAATCGCATCCTTTGACTCTTGAATACAATGATGAAGATTATGATATTTTTGAATTTTCAAATGCAGAAATTATAAACGCTCAAGGATTTTTTGACTTTGAACTTCCCGTAAATCAAATTATATATCTTGTTGAATATATAAAACCGCCTTTTATAATTTCTGTTGAAAGAATGAATAAGGTTGAAACTGCTTTTCATGGCGAATACATTGAAAAAGCGGCGATAAAGAAAGCATTTCCAAACATTCTGCTTCCTTTTCAATTTGGCGTAAATATGATTCAGCCTTATCGATTTAATGTAAAAGATACGGCTATTATTTTCTGTTTTGCGGCTTTGCTTATTATCACAGCGAACTGGTATATTTACAAAGATCAGTTTGAACAGTTTGTTTTTTCGAAAACACTGTCGTTTAATGAATTTGACAACAAAGAAATCACAAGTGATGCTTTTGTGCTTAAAGGAGGCTCGGCGCCTCTGACGATTAAAGTATCAACAGATGTCGATAATTCTTGGGCAAACCTTAATGTGGCTTTAATAAACGAAGAAACAAACGATGAGATTTATGCCAATAAAGACATAGAATATTATCATGGTTATTCAGATGGTGAATCTTGGAGTGAAGGAAATAATTCGGAAGAATTTAATATCTGCGGCGTGAAAGAAGGAAAATACCATTTGCTCATAACACCAATGAAAGCTCCAGAAGATCACACAAATGCCGAAATGCGAGTTAATGTGGTTTGGAATGAACCTTCAAGCCGAAACGTCTGGCTGGTGATTATTGGTTTGATTGTCGTTTACTTAATCATCCGATTTTTTAACTATAACTTTGAAAAAGAACGTTGGTCAGACAGTTCATATTCTCAATACGATAACTAA